From Paraburkholderia sabiae, a single genomic window includes:
- a CDS encoding energy-coupling factor ABC transporter permease, with the protein MGFLYTPLPLWVAVGGWIAAVALLALALWKNPFRRLQEPVLQHVWLAIIVAVSVLWATNAWLEDGTVIHLLGATLVVTLFDWGLALIAMAIVTGLAAVVFDAPWQGIALTFLVFGAVPVGVSTLLQRASIAWLPRNLFMFIFGQGFVSPAIAVTVASAVALATHIALADGSMSVIPAGYAFSVFLLASGESWFTGMSTALIAVYRPAWVTTYDVRRYRLGGPRT; encoded by the coding sequence ATGGGTTTCCTCTATACACCGCTTCCGTTGTGGGTCGCTGTCGGTGGCTGGATCGCCGCTGTGGCTCTGCTCGCGCTCGCGCTTTGGAAGAACCCGTTCAGGCGATTGCAGGAACCCGTGCTTCAACATGTGTGGCTCGCTATCATCGTCGCCGTCTCGGTGCTGTGGGCGACCAACGCATGGCTCGAAGACGGCACGGTGATACACCTGCTCGGCGCGACGCTCGTCGTCACGCTGTTCGACTGGGGGCTCGCGCTCATCGCAATGGCCATCGTCACGGGGCTCGCTGCCGTCGTTTTCGACGCGCCATGGCAAGGCATCGCGTTGACGTTCCTCGTGTTCGGCGCCGTGCCCGTCGGTGTGTCCACGTTGCTGCAACGCGCGAGCATCGCGTGGCTGCCACGCAATCTCTTCATGTTCATCTTCGGCCAGGGCTTCGTGTCGCCCGCCATCGCAGTCACGGTCGCGTCAGCCGTTGCATTGGCAACGCATATTGCACTCGCCGACGGATCGATGTCCGTGATCCCGGCCGGCTATGCATTCAGCGTGTTCCTCCTTGCGTCGGGCGAGTCGTGGTTCACGGGCATGTCGACAGCATTGATCGCCGTCTATCGTCCTGCGTGGGTCACCACGTATGATGTGCGTCGCTACCGGCTCGGTGGTCCGCGTACCTGA
- a CDS encoding BspC domain-containing protein — protein sequence MDRTNAPRRLPRLVGRLAVWMASASLACALPAFADQLGQHNDLVNKFINDMHADPLVADCAAHGNFVASTSTAFDHVEFPPSSFDSAHSAVTPWNDSFDEGKQKVKVDSIVTVEGLGIPQAGGDPSQLKFRCGYVGAQMLAFSWNDPVPPLRARSAASSGSHSAKGKHAVSGKGSKKSSGKSTKGSPNKSGNKKSSKSSGKAVTNKSSSKKKH from the coding sequence ATGGATCGCACTAACGCACCGCGCCGATTGCCGCGGTTGGTCGGCCGGTTAGCGGTGTGGATGGCGAGCGCATCGCTCGCATGCGCGCTGCCCGCTTTTGCCGATCAACTCGGGCAGCACAACGACCTCGTCAACAAATTCATCAACGACATGCACGCGGATCCGCTCGTTGCGGATTGTGCCGCGCATGGCAACTTCGTCGCGAGCACATCGACGGCTTTCGATCACGTCGAGTTTCCGCCCAGTTCGTTCGACAGCGCGCACTCGGCCGTCACGCCGTGGAACGATTCGTTCGACGAAGGCAAGCAGAAGGTCAAGGTCGACAGCATCGTGACTGTCGAAGGTCTCGGCATTCCGCAGGCGGGCGGCGATCCATCGCAGCTCAAGTTCCGTTGCGGCTATGTCGGCGCGCAGATGCTCGCCTTCAGCTGGAACGATCCCGTGCCGCCGTTGCGCGCGCGCAGTGCCGCGTCGTCGGGCTCGCACAGCGCGAAGGGCAAACACGCCGTCAGCGGCAAGGGCTCGAAGAAGAGTTCCGGTAAATCGACCAAGGGCTCGCCGAACAAATCGGGCAACAAGAAGTCGAGCAAATCGTCAGGCAAGGCCGTGACGAACAAGAGCAGCAGCAAGAAGAAACATTGA
- a CDS encoding M14 family metallopeptidase — translation MTLSITSNFDAGAIEVLSCAQADNIRLRVRPDSHADFAQWFYFRLSGGRGERCVMTFENAADCAFAEGWRNYQACASYDRVNWFRVPTSYDGRVLTIDHTPDFDRIYYAYFEPYSEERHSEFLGAVQQMPHAALTELGKTVEGRPMSLLTLGAPTLLDDGSLKPKKKIWIIARQHPGETMAEWFVEGLVKRLAGWGDWSGDPVSRKLYDYADFYIVPNMNPDGSVHGNLRTNAAGANLNREWMEPDAARSPEVLLVRDAIHTTGCDLFFDIHGDEALPYVFVAGSEMLPSFTERQREEQTAFIQGFLRASPDFQDKYGYEASKYRQDALKLASKYIGNEFGCLSLTLEMPFKDNANLPDERVGWNGERSASLGASMLQAILWHMEAFA, via the coding sequence CCGACTTCGCGCAGTGGTTCTACTTCCGGCTGTCGGGCGGGCGCGGCGAGCGCTGCGTGATGACCTTCGAGAATGCCGCCGACTGCGCATTCGCCGAAGGCTGGCGCAACTATCAGGCATGCGCGAGCTATGACCGCGTGAACTGGTTCCGCGTGCCGACGTCGTACGATGGCCGCGTGCTGACCATCGATCACACGCCCGACTTCGATCGCATCTATTACGCGTACTTCGAGCCGTATAGCGAAGAGCGACATTCCGAATTTCTCGGCGCAGTCCAACAGATGCCGCATGCCGCGCTGACGGAACTGGGCAAGACGGTCGAAGGCCGGCCGATGTCGCTGTTGACGCTCGGCGCGCCGACGCTGCTCGACGACGGCTCGCTGAAGCCCAAGAAGAAAATCTGGATCATCGCGCGACAGCATCCGGGCGAGACGATGGCCGAATGGTTCGTCGAAGGTCTGGTGAAGCGGCTCGCGGGTTGGGGCGACTGGTCGGGCGACCCGGTCTCGCGCAAGCTCTACGATTACGCGGACTTCTACATCGTGCCGAACATGAACCCGGACGGCAGCGTGCACGGCAATCTGCGCACGAATGCGGCGGGCGCGAACCTGAATCGCGAATGGATGGAGCCGGATGCCGCGCGCAGCCCTGAAGTGCTGCTCGTGCGCGACGCGATTCATACGACGGGCTGCGATCTGTTCTTCGACATCCACGGTGACGAAGCGCTGCCGTATGTGTTCGTCGCGGGATCGGAGATGCTGCCGAGCTTTACCGAGCGGCAACGCGAGGAGCAGACGGCGTTCATTCAGGGCTTCCTGCGCGCGAGTCCCGACTTCCAGGACAAGTACGGCTATGAGGCGAGCAAGTATCGGCAGGATGCGCTCAAGCTCGCGTCGAAGTACATCGGCAACGAGTTCGGCTGCCTGTCGCTGACGCTCGAAATGCCGTTCAAGGACAACGCGAATTTGCCCGACGAACGCGTCGGCTGGAATGGCGAGCGTAGCGCGTCGCTCGGCGCGTCGATGCTACAGGCGATCCTCTGGCATATGGAGGCGTTTGCCTGA